CACGCGGTTGTAAACAGGAAAGCCAGCCATGTCCGCCACCCCTTTACCCCTTGCGCCCACGCCATCAGGCGATGCGGATTTCGATGCGATGGAGGTCGCCAGAGCGAGGTCCATCAAGTCGGTCTATGTCTATGAAGCCCCGGTCCGCGTCTGGCACTGGATCAATGCCCTGGCCATCACGGTGCTGGGCGTCACCGGCTACTTCATCGGCTCGCCGCTGCCGACCATGCCCGGCGAGGCCAGCGACCACTTCGTGATGGGCTACATCCGGTTTGCCCACTTTGCTGCCGGCTATCTGCTGGCCATCGGCCTGCTCGGGCGCATCTACTGGGCCATCGTGGGCAACCACCATGCCCGGGAAATGTTCTGGGTGCCGATTTTCCAGCGCGCCTACTGGGTCGAAGTGCTGGGCATGCTCAAGTGGTATGCCTTCCTCAGCGAACGGCCGGGCCGCTATGTCGGGCACAACCCGCTGGCCCGCTTTGCCATGGTCTTCAGCTTTTTGCTGACGGCCGTGTTCATGGTGCTGACGGGGTTCGCGCTGTATGCGGAGGGATCGCAGGCCGGCTCCTGGCAGGACAAGGCGTTCGGCTGGATCATTCCGCTGTTCGGCCAGTCGCAGGATGTGCATACCCTGCATCACCTCGGTCTGTGGGTGCTGCTGTCGTTTGTGATTGTCCACGTCTATGCGGCCATCCGCGAGGACATCATGGGGCGCTCCAGCGTCATCAGCACCATGATCTCGGGCTACCGCACGTTCAAAGACTGACAAGGCAGCGCATCATGCAAACCCGGTCCATGCAGGCACAACGTGAAACGCACGCGCGGGCTTATGCCCCGGCGGGGGTGCCATTGCGTGCGCCATGGCATCCGGGGCTTTTCCTGCGCCGCTATTTCCTGGCGCCCATGGGACTGTCGCAAACCGATGCGGCGCGGGTGCTGGGCGTTTCGCGCCGTCGGCTGCATGAAATCGTGCAGGGGCACCGAAGCATGACGCCCGACACCGCCATCCGTTGCGCCCTGGCCTTTGGCACCGATGCCGCTTTCTGGCTGGCGATGCAGGCGGCCTGGGACAACTTCCATGCCTGGAAGGTGCTTCGGCAGCAAAGCCGGCTGGTCGCCGGC
This DNA window, taken from Polaromonas hydrogenivorans, encodes the following:
- a CDS encoding HigA family addiction module antitoxin gives rise to the protein MQTRSMQAQRETHARAYAPAGVPLRAPWHPGLFLRRYFLAPMGLSQTDAARVLGVSRRRLHEIVQGHRSMTPDTAIRCALAFGTDAAFWLAMQAAWDNFHAWKVLRQQSRLVAGVPAHQGLPMRWVAPSSRFSSRLSGPQ
- the cybH gene encoding Ni/Fe-hydrogenase, b-type cytochrome subunit produces the protein MSATPLPLAPTPSGDADFDAMEVARARSIKSVYVYEAPVRVWHWINALAITVLGVTGYFIGSPLPTMPGEASDHFVMGYIRFAHFAAGYLLAIGLLGRIYWAIVGNHHAREMFWVPIFQRAYWVEVLGMLKWYAFLSERPGRYVGHNPLARFAMVFSFLLTAVFMVLTGFALYAEGSQAGSWQDKAFGWIIPLFGQSQDVHTLHHLGLWVLLSFVIVHVYAAIREDIMGRSSVISTMISGYRTFKD